Proteins from one Lepidochelys kempii isolate rLepKem1 chromosome 6, rLepKem1.hap2, whole genome shotgun sequence genomic window:
- the CD5 gene encoding T-cell surface glycoprotein CD5, giving the protein MGVQQPAFISLVLVGMWVTSYHNGEGQKPAAEWTMRLTGFHCRCSGLLEVNPRGHWERVCRSGWNQTVTKMVCEWLGCGSPSSEIVSEQKPIEGIKLSCQGNEAALRNCHWEKSNCTQVLTVVCKDPEKTTTAPPTTTPEPTGPPRMRLVDGKFYCSGIVELYMGGHWGTVQSNPENETELARWVCRKMGCGDALEQKDRSFLVQNERQHLPVHWEMVASCGSDSIPDCFNRTRNSQDKTPASVICSSSQPRVMRRLGDSQSPCEGVMEVFHEGKWEVLCDSNSWKKSRGQQVCQELQCGKLSLSVQVPGAKTQGVSCSQQHLQECSTFKRESCSKTRVTCQNFKPRSAGVGAGTIVSILLALILLGVLIIICGPPAYKKLQKKYSKKQQRQWIGPTGLQQTVSFHRNSTVTLRPRQEGQGAQGEDNDYSQTPKKNSYLSAYPALEGAIRSSNPPDNSSDSDYDLHSARRL; this is encoded by the exons TGACCTCCTACCACAATGGAGAAGGCCAGAAACCTGCAG CAGAGTGGACCATGAGACTCACAGGCTTTCACTGCAGATGTTCTGGCCTGCTGGAGGTTAACCCTAGGGGCCACTGGGAGAGAGTCTGTAGAAGTGGTTGGAACCAGACGGTCACAAAAATGGTCTGTGAATGGCTGGGCTGTGGCTCCCCCTCCAGTGAAATAGTCTCAGAGCAGAAACCCATTGAAGGGATAAAGCTGAGCTGCCAGGGGAATGAGGCTGCCCTCAGGAACTGCCACTGGGAGAAATCCAACTGCACGCAGGTTCTGACCGTGGTCTGCAAAG ATCCGGAAAAAACCACCACTGCACCACCAACAACTACACCAGAACCCACCG GCCCCCCCAGGATGCGGCTGGTCGATGGCAAGTTCTACTGCTCAGGGATTGTGGAGCTCTACATGGGAGGCCACTGGGGAACGGTCCAGTCAAATCCAGAAAATGAGACAGAGCTGGCCCGCTGGGTTTGCCGGAAGATGGGCTGCGGTGATGCCTTAGAGCAGAAAGATCGGTCTTTCTTGGTGCAAAATGAAAGGCAGCATCTACCTGTCCACTGGGAGATGGTGGCTTCATGTGGAAGTGACTCTATCCCAGACTGTTTCAACAGAACCAGGAACTCTCAGGACAAAACTCCAGCCTCTGTCATCTGCTCCA GTTCCCAGCCAAGGGTGATGCGAAGGCTTGGGGACAGCCAGAGCCCCTGTGAAGGGGTCATGGAGGTGTTCCATGAGGGGAAATGGGAAGTCTTGTGCGATTCCAATTCATGGAAGAAATCTAGGGGGCAGCAGGTGTGCCAAGAGTTGCAGTGCGGGAAGCTCTCCTTGAGCGTCCAAGTCCCAGGTGCCAAGACACAGGGAGTGTCCTGCAGCCAACAGCACCTCCAGGAGTGTTCCACTTTCAAAAGAGAAAGCTGCTCCAAAACGAGAGTCACGT GCCAGAATTTCAAGCCACGCTcagctggggtgggagcaggaaCCATTGTGAGCATCCTCCTGGCTCTGATCCTCCTTGGAGTTCTCATCATTATCTGTGGACCTCCCGCCTACAAGAAGCTACAGAAGAAAT ACTCCAAGAAGCAGCAGCGCCAGTGGATAGGCCCAACTGGATTACAGCAAACTG TTTCATTCCATCGCAACAGCACTGTCACTCTCAGGCCCCGTCAGGAAGGTCAAGGCGCACAGGGAGAAGACAATGACTATTCTCAGACCCCTAAGAAGAACTCCTACCTTTCGGCTTATCCAG CTCTGGAAGGGGCGATCAGGTCTTCCAACCCTCCAGACAACTCCTCCGACAGTGACTATGACTTGCATTCTGCTCGGCGACTTTAG
- the VPS37C gene encoding vacuolar protein sorting-associated protein 37C isoform X2: METLRDLSVKELQELQENSEEIERLALESTEVQELQLEREMALATNRSLAEQNLEFQTPLETGRTNLSDRYQKLQKLAEQCQEQKAKLEKFSVAMQPGTLLNLLQVEGQRIEEESETMAEKFLEGEVPLEIFLEQFSSMRKLSHLRRVRVEKLQEVLRKSEASQEPASDSHFNHQHPAPHVTPGPADEQQPQPFLSGTPSFPLPYSPAPRMPVGPTAHGTLQPAPFSGAPVIMGPLTSSQPSTQPTFPYKPPPAPGYPQAPPGGSAPGYSQPQTRGSSSAPGYPWAPCRGPPSASGYSQPQPRAPSGLGYPQPPQSPYFPPGGGRPQCPYPTQPPLPSFPIPSQPPYPPASHSPFGYPPPPPPRGPAWPGY; the protein is encoded by the exons ATGGAGACCTTAAGGGACCTATCTGTGAAggagctccaggagctgcaggagaatTCTGAGGAGATAGAGCGTCTGGCACTGGAATCAACAGAG gtccaggaactACAGCTGGAAAGGGAGATGGCCTTGGCCACAAACCGGAGCCTGGCAGAACAGAACCTGGAATTCCAGACGCCGCTGGAAACTGGCCGCACAAACCTTTCCGACAGATACCAGAAGCTGCAGAAGCTGGCTGAACAGTGCCAGGAGCAGAAGGCAAAATTGG AGAAATTTTCTGTGGCGATGCAGCCTGGGACCTTGTTAAATCTTCTGCAGGTGGAGGGCCAAAGGATTGAAGAGGAATCTGAG ACTATGGCCGAGAAGTTCCTGGAGGGCGAAGTGCCACTGGAGATATTTCTTGAGCAGTTTTCCTCCATGAGGAAGTTGTCCCACCTGCGACGGGTCAGAGTGGAAAAGCTCCAAGAGGTACTGAGGAAGTCCGAAGCTTCACAGGAACCAGCCAGTGACTCTCATTTTAACCACCAGCATCCTGCTCCTCACGTAACTCCTGGGCCTGCTGAtgagcagcagccacagcccttCCTATCAGGAACACCATCCTTCCCTTTGCCCTATAGTCCAGCCCCACGCATGCCTGTAGGCCCCACAGCCCATGGAACTCTCCAACCTGCTCCTTTCTCTGGAGCACCAGTTATAATGGGACCCCTCACCTCCTCTCAGCCAAGCACCCAACCCACATTTCCCTATAAACCACCTCCAGCTCCCGGATACCCACAGGCCCCACCTGGAGGCTCGGCACCAGGATACTCCCAGCCTCAGACAAGAGGCTCATCTTCAGCCCCAGGGTACCCTTGGGCTCCATGCAGAGGGCCACCATCTGCCTCAGGTTACTctcaaccccagcccagagctccatCTGGACTAGGGTACCCCCAGCCTCCACAGTCTCCATATTTTCCACCAGGAGGTGGAAGACCACAGTGTCCATACCCAACCCAGCCACCGCTACCTAGTTTTCCAATTCCATCCCAGCCTCCGTATCCTCCAGCTTCACATTCTCCCTTTGGATACCCACCACCTCCACCACCTCGAGGCCCTGCTTGGCCTGGATACTAG